In a single window of the Halomicroarcula saliterrae genome:
- a CDS encoding sulfatase, producing MTDDPNVLLVVLDSVRASNCSLYGHANETTPFLDAFGAERATVYDQARAPGARSVTSHASLFSGLHVAEHGVVSAAERLDPTLSVFHRLRSEGYDTGIFTENDWLTAVDVGLKDGFDKVVGARNVPFPDGLNPHEFVSNEGQGNYAEFVKTALSSDRPARSLANGVATKLQSDYMRYLPGNVTASTPADVYVDSFLDWSDDSDGPWAACLNLMDAHIPYEPADEHDLWGGSKASALQSSFADQKWVFHGGQNPWWQKRAVESLYDGAIRQMDAELERLVAALERRGDLDDTLLVVTSDHGEGFGEPSRLQDGVRVAEHGVAIHDAVVHVPLLVRYPEQETPDRIERPATLTAFPDVVNRLRDGEAPSDGFCPDEPVVATAVGLDKPLQKRAGDYVADISPWIDDKRAVFEYDAEAGLVKKYCRVRDTAATVHSRDAQSAYRVARTDDGRVEAAFDELELLDVRTDGEDLDDLDDDTYGRLEDLGYV from the coding sequence ATGACCGACGACCCGAACGTCCTGCTGGTGGTGCTCGACAGCGTCCGGGCGAGCAACTGTAGCCTCTATGGTCACGCCAACGAGACGACGCCGTTTCTCGACGCCTTCGGGGCCGAACGGGCGACCGTCTACGACCAGGCCCGCGCGCCCGGCGCACGCAGCGTCACCAGCCACGCCAGCCTCTTTTCCGGCCTGCACGTCGCCGAACACGGCGTCGTCTCGGCGGCCGAGCGGCTGGACCCGACGCTGTCGGTGTTCCACAGGCTCCGCAGCGAGGGGTACGACACCGGCATCTTCACCGAGAACGACTGGCTGACGGCGGTCGACGTGGGGCTGAAAGACGGGTTCGACAAAGTTGTCGGCGCCCGGAACGTCCCGTTCCCGGACGGGCTGAACCCACACGAGTTCGTCTCGAACGAGGGGCAGGGCAACTACGCCGAGTTCGTCAAGACCGCCCTCTCCAGCGACCGGCCCGCGCGCTCGCTGGCCAACGGGGTCGCGACGAAGCTCCAGTCGGACTACATGCGATATCTCCCCGGCAACGTCACAGCCTCGACGCCGGCGGACGTGTACGTCGACTCGTTTCTCGACTGGAGCGACGACAGCGACGGCCCGTGGGCGGCCTGCCTGAACCTGATGGACGCACACATCCCCTACGAGCCCGCCGACGAGCACGACCTGTGGGGCGGCTCGAAGGCCAGCGCCCTCCAGTCCTCGTTTGCGGACCAGAAGTGGGTGTTCCACGGTGGCCAGAACCCGTGGTGGCAGAAGAGGGCCGTCGAGTCGCTGTACGACGGCGCCATCAGGCAGATGGACGCGGAGCTAGAGCGGTTGGTCGCCGCGCTCGAACGCCGGGGCGACCTCGACGACACCCTGCTGGTCGTCACGAGCGACCACGGCGAGGGCTTCGGCGAGCCGAGCCGGCTACAGGACGGCGTCCGAGTGGCCGAACACGGCGTCGCAATCCACGACGCCGTGGTCCACGTCCCCCTGCTCGTCAGGTACCCCGAGCAGGAGACGCCCGACCGAATCGAGCGCCCCGCGACGCTGACGGCGTTTCCCGACGTCGTCAATCGGCTGCGTGACGGCGAGGCCCCGAGCGACGGGTTCTGTCCGGACGAGCCGGTCGTGGCCACCGCCGTGGGACTCGACAAACCACTGCAAAAGCGCGCCGGCGACTACGTCGCGGACATCTCGCCGTGGATAGACGACAAGCGAGCGGTCTTCGAGTACGACGCGGAGGCGGGCCTCGTGAAAAAGTACTGCCGGGTCCGGGACACCGCGGCGACGGTCCACAGCCGGGACGCACAGAGCGCCTACCGCGTCGCCCGAACCGACGACGGTCGCGTCGAAGCGGCCTTCGACGAACTGGAGCTGCTGGACGTCAGAACCGACGGCGAGGACCTGGACGACCTCGACGACGACACCTACGGCCGGCTCGAAGACCTCGGCTACGTCTGA
- a CDS encoding lipopolysaccharide biosynthesis protein — MALKLGRTAAIHFVSQVAVSVSGFVATFAIARILGADGVGVYALGMSIVVWLNVPLSGFQEALKKRVSEGIDENAYFTAGVLLNFTSVAVPAVLVVLFRGQVNRYVGDTIAVFIALVLVTNGVFNTLREALHGEKKVAQAGWVRFVERTLRTAFQVALLLVGYTIAGLFVGHAVALVVSSLVGLYFVGLGPTRPKRVHFERLVEYAKSGWSGGLKGNAFNYMDIIVLGFFVSPTLVGIYKVAWTLGSFLVVLSNSVSSTLFPEISDISTAGQTEQVKHYLDEGLVFTGLFLIPGLFGAAALGSELLRIYNTEFSRGATVLVILVGALILDAYASQIVSVIKALDRPDIVLRIDLLLVSMNVVLNVVLVSQFGWYGAAAATLVSGGVTLGLSYVAISRLVGRPSVPVREIGEELVASVLMFAGVVALEPLAPGGFVGTISLVGAGAAVYTVALLSISPRIRQKAVALAPPTLLRYARIR; from the coding sequence ATGGCTCTCAAACTCGGTCGCACGGCGGCAATCCACTTCGTCTCGCAGGTCGCCGTCTCCGTGTCGGGCTTCGTCGCGACGTTCGCAATCGCGCGTATCCTCGGCGCCGACGGCGTCGGCGTGTACGCGCTGGGGATGTCTATCGTCGTCTGGCTCAACGTCCCGCTGTCGGGCTTTCAGGAGGCGCTCAAGAAGCGGGTCAGCGAAGGGATAGACGAGAACGCCTACTTCACCGCCGGCGTCCTGTTGAATTTTACGTCGGTCGCCGTGCCGGCCGTGCTCGTCGTCCTCTTCCGGGGACAGGTCAACCGATACGTCGGCGACACCATCGCGGTGTTCATCGCGCTGGTCCTGGTCACCAACGGCGTGTTCAACACGCTCCGGGAGGCGCTCCACGGGGAGAAGAAGGTCGCCCAGGCCGGCTGGGTGCGTTTCGTCGAGCGGACTCTCCGAACCGCGTTTCAGGTGGCGCTACTGCTGGTGGGCTACACGATTGCCGGCCTCTTCGTGGGCCACGCCGTCGCCCTCGTCGTGAGTTCGCTCGTCGGCCTGTACTTCGTCGGTCTGGGGCCGACCCGGCCGAAGCGGGTCCACTTCGAGCGGCTCGTCGAGTACGCAAAGAGCGGCTGGTCGGGCGGCCTGAAGGGCAACGCGTTCAACTACATGGACATCATCGTGCTGGGCTTTTTCGTCTCGCCGACGCTGGTCGGCATCTACAAGGTCGCCTGGACGCTCGGCTCGTTCCTGGTCGTCCTCTCGAACTCCGTCAGCTCGACGCTGTTCCCCGAGATCAGCGACATCAGCACCGCCGGACAGACCGAGCAGGTCAAACACTACCTCGACGAGGGGCTCGTGTTCACCGGCCTCTTTCTCATCCCCGGGCTGTTCGGTGCGGCGGCGCTGGGCAGCGAGCTGTTGCGCATCTACAACACCGAGTTCTCCCGCGGCGCGACGGTCCTCGTGATACTGGTCGGCGCCCTCATACTCGACGCCTACGCCTCACAGATCGTCTCGGTCATCAAGGCGCTGGACAGACCCGACATCGTCCTCCGCATCGACCTGTTGCTCGTCAGCATGAACGTCGTGTTGAACGTCGTTCTGGTCTCGCAGTTCGGCTGGTACGGGGCCGCCGCGGCGACGCTCGTCTCCGGGGGCGTCACCCTCGGCCTGAGCTACGTCGCCATCAGCCGACTCGTCGGGCGGCCGAGCGTCCCGGTCAGGGAAATCGGCGAGGAGCTGGTCGCGAGCGTCCTGATGTTCGCCGGCGTCGTCGCTCTAGAGCCCCTCGCGCCCGGCGGGTTCGTCGGGACCATCTCGCTCGTGGGCGCCGGGGCCGCGGTGTACACGGTCGCCCTGCTGAGTATCTCGCCGCGAATCCGGCAGAAAGCGGTGGCGTTGGCGCCGCCAACCCTGCTCCGATATGCCCGCATTCGGTGA
- a CDS encoding MBL fold metallo-hydrolase, which translates to MTVRVGDAELVEELPRSVTIRGEPYILSSSDDGTPVLHDAICPHQGGTVTVESESCLRCPQHNWDFDPETGDSTNIPGEELRTYEVTVREDGLYAELPTSAGGTLEFATESTDERPSVTLVSHAALLIEYDGFTLLTDPWIDGPAFLGAWTQYPPAPHDVSDLADEVDAIWITHEHSDHLHPPTLSQFDPETPVYVPELNYQRLSDRLADIGLENVHRLPTETPYRLADNVEAVCFESGSTWNDSILLVDCGGFRILNVNDVGVNWDVQEHVESVDMVASGFAFGASGYPLTWTHLSDDEKRSLVDDRNRGQLAKCEQLVDLFDPSYFLPFAKFFTLAQPDHGRYREQMEKNTPGDVADYLDDEPVRVLDLVPGERWAGADDSIDRVPDRERFFRDDVEERLGREAYEAFTPFVDERFDLTHGELQRYFTELAGSRLAEEIESHALTLELEGDERTLTGYVEFDRGDITYTATETPVDHGDSDAATHVMMRVPGHLVQHVVRADLSWDEIRIGYWSESSRDPDEYNLAFWRLLHAPWEARTDTYRIAESYDISTELSGRTMADLVEQEQVQEILERYGLFCAGCPAGLGEDILEAARIHGLDREQARTLVTDIEAAVDEAPGAAASD; encoded by the coding sequence ATGACCGTCCGGGTTGGCGACGCCGAACTGGTCGAAGAGCTCCCCCGATCAGTGACGATTCGCGGTGAACCCTACATCCTCTCGTCGAGCGACGACGGCACGCCTGTCCTCCACGACGCCATCTGCCCCCATCAGGGCGGTACGGTGACCGTCGAATCGGAGAGCTGCCTCCGCTGTCCCCAGCACAACTGGGACTTCGACCCCGAGACCGGTGACAGCACCAACATCCCGGGCGAGGAGCTACGCACCTACGAGGTGACAGTTCGGGAGGACGGCCTCTACGCGGAGCTCCCGACATCGGCGGGGGGGACCCTCGAGTTCGCCACGGAGTCGACCGACGAGCGGCCGTCGGTCACGCTGGTCTCTCACGCCGCACTGCTCATCGAGTACGACGGGTTCACGCTGCTGACCGACCCGTGGATAGACGGCCCCGCGTTTCTCGGGGCGTGGACGCAGTATCCGCCCGCCCCGCACGACGTGTCGGACCTCGCCGACGAGGTCGACGCCATCTGGATCACCCACGAGCACTCCGACCACCTCCACCCGCCGACGCTCTCCCAGTTCGACCCCGAGACCCCCGTCTACGTCCCCGAGCTGAACTACCAGCGCCTGTCCGACAGGCTCGCCGATATCGGGCTGGAGAACGTCCACCGGCTCCCGACGGAGACGCCGTACCGGCTCGCCGACAACGTCGAGGCGGTCTGTTTCGAGTCGGGCAGTACCTGGAACGACAGCATCCTGCTGGTCGACTGTGGCGGCTTCCGGATACTCAACGTCAACGACGTCGGCGTCAACTGGGACGTTCAGGAGCACGTCGAGTCGGTCGACATGGTCGCGAGCGGGTTCGCCTTCGGTGCCTCGGGCTATCCGCTCACGTGGACCCACCTGAGCGACGACGAGAAGCGCTCGCTCGTCGACGACCGCAACCGGGGCCAGCTCGCCAAGTGCGAGCAGCTCGTCGACCTGTTCGACCCGTCTTACTTTCTCCCCTTCGCGAAGTTCTTCACGCTTGCCCAGCCCGACCACGGGCGCTACCGCGAGCAGATGGAGAAGAACACGCCGGGCGACGTGGCCGACTACCTCGACGACGAGCCGGTGCGCGTGCTCGACCTCGTCCCCGGCGAGCGCTGGGCGGGGGCGGACGACAGCATCGACCGCGTCCCCGACCGCGAGCGGTTCTTCCGCGACGACGTCGAGGAGCGTCTCGGCCGGGAGGCCTACGAGGCGTTCACCCCGTTCGTCGACGAGCGCTTCGACCTGACCCACGGGGAGCTCCAGCGGTACTTCACCGAACTCGCCGGCTCCCGGCTCGCCGAGGAGATAGAGAGCCACGCGCTGACGCTGGAACTCGAGGGTGACGAGCGGACGCTGACCGGCTACGTCGAGTTCGACCGCGGCGACATCACCTACACCGCGACCGAGACGCCGGTCGACCACGGCGACTCGGACGCGGCGACACACGTGATGATGCGAGTGCCCGGCCATCTCGTCCAGCACGTCGTCCGGGCCGACCTGTCGTGGGACGAGATACGCATCGGCTACTGGTCGGAGTCGAGCCGGGACCCGGACGAGTACAACCTCGCGTTCTGGCGGCTGCTACACGCCCCCTGGGAGGCCCGGACTGACACGTACCGCATCGCCGAGAGCTACGACATCTCGACCGAGCTGTCGGGCCGGACGATGGCCGACCTCGTCGAACAGGAACAGGTCCAGGAGATACTGGAGCGGTACGGGCTCTTCTGTGCCGGCTGTCCGGCCGGGCTGGGCGAGGACATCCTCGAAGCCGCCAGAATCCACGGCCTCGACAGGGAACAGGCCCGGACGCTGGTCACGGACATCGAGGCTGCCGTCGACGAGGCGCCCGGAGCCGCGGCCTCGGACTGA
- the aglJ gene encoding S-layer glycoprotein N-glycosyltransferase AglJ: MADRDDVCVLLPAYNEAETIESVIGGFRDHGFENVLVVDGGSTDDTYDLAERAGARVFEQTGEGKGQAIREAVERYVDAPFVLMADADETYRASDADRMLEPLFEGRAEHVIGDRFADMKPGAMTRLNRVGNRVINGAFSFIHGHDYADILSGYRAFTRESFLRLALSAEGFGIETEMAVECVKHGVRTVVVPITYEPRPDESETNLRPVRDGGLILVTLYRMAKTNNPLFYFGSVGFGTIAMGVTLGVYVLYDWFANSISHDVIATVGGIAIVLGIQLLMFGVLSDMIVTVNREQTQQLENIASRLNDQQRPTSDAVEEADAPSPENRQD; encoded by the coding sequence ATGGCCGACCGTGACGATGTCTGCGTGTTGCTGCCCGCCTACAACGAGGCCGAAACTATCGAGTCAGTCATCGGCGGCTTCCGTGACCACGGGTTCGAGAACGTCCTCGTCGTCGACGGCGGGTCGACCGACGACACGTACGACCTCGCCGAGAGGGCCGGTGCGCGGGTCTTCGAGCAGACCGGCGAGGGGAAGGGACAGGCCATCCGCGAGGCCGTCGAGCGGTACGTCGACGCGCCGTTCGTGCTGATGGCCGACGCCGACGAGACCTACCGGGCGTCGGACGCCGACCGGATGCTCGAACCGCTGTTCGAGGGGCGGGCCGAACACGTCATCGGCGACCGGTTCGCCGACATGAAACCCGGCGCGATGACGCGGCTCAACCGCGTCGGCAACCGGGTCATCAACGGGGCGTTCTCGTTCATCCACGGCCACGACTACGCCGACATCCTCTCGGGCTACCGCGCGTTCACGCGGGAGTCGTTCCTGCGGCTCGCGCTCTCGGCGGAGGGGTTCGGCATCGAGACGGAGATGGCCGTCGAGTGCGTCAAACACGGCGTCCGCACGGTCGTCGTCCCGATCACGTACGAACCCCGACCCGACGAGTCAGAGACGAACCTCCGGCCGGTTCGGGACGGCGGGCTCATCCTCGTGACGCTGTACCGGATGGCGAAGACGAACAACCCGCTCTTTTACTTCGGCAGCGTCGGGTTCGGGACCATCGCGATGGGGGTCACGCTGGGCGTCTACGTCCTCTACGACTGGTTCGCAAACAGCATCTCCCACGACGTCATCGCGACGGTCGGCGGTATCGCTATCGTGCTCGGTATCCAGCTGCTGATGTTCGGCGTCCTCTCGGACATGATAGTGACGGTCAACCGGGAGCAGACTCAGCAGCTCGAAAACATCGCGAGCCGGCTGAACGACCAGCAGCGGCCGACCTCCGACGCGGTCGAGGAGGCCGACGCCCCGTCGCCCGAGAACCGCCAGGACTGA
- the neuC gene encoding UDP-N-acetylglucosamine 2-epimerase → MTVNVAVVMTSRGNYARIGPVLHELSDDPEFDLDIINAGASMIRKYGSLSAILRDDGLEISEEMYNVLEGGNPVSSAKTTGLSMVEFTTVLDNLDPDVVITIADRYETMAVTLAACYQNIPIVHTQGGEITGSIDEKVRHATTKLADYHMVSTERSAEVVNRLGEDEDRIYEVGCPSIDIADDIAENADPEYDPQDDYGGVGEDIDVSEDYIVIQYHPVPTQYQSEYDKTWELIEAVDELDVQAFWFWPNMDAGTDKVSKAIREYRDQREPDDIRFYINMRPTHYLTVVNNSACLLGNSSVGIRECSRLGQPSVNIGDRQTGRERGPNVIDVPCETDAIVEAVETQLDAGSYETSSLYGDGDAATKMVDAMREIEYELKGSMDPTRLGLSEIAPPMD, encoded by the coding sequence ATGACTGTCAACGTCGCTGTCGTAATGACCAGTAGGGGCAACTACGCCAGAATCGGCCCCGTGCTCCACGAGCTGTCAGACGACCCGGAGTTCGACCTCGACATCATCAACGCGGGGGCGTCGATGATCCGCAAGTACGGCTCTCTCTCCGCGATTCTCCGCGATGACGGGCTCGAAATCTCGGAGGAGATGTACAACGTTCTGGAGGGGGGTAATCCCGTCTCCTCCGCGAAGACGACCGGGCTGAGCATGGTCGAGTTCACGACGGTGCTCGACAATCTGGACCCCGACGTGGTCATCACCATCGCCGACCGCTACGAGACGATGGCGGTGACGCTCGCGGCCTGCTATCAGAACATCCCGATCGTCCACACGCAGGGCGGGGAGATAACGGGCTCTATCGACGAGAAGGTCAGACACGCGACGACGAAGCTGGCGGACTATCACATGGTCTCGACCGAGCGGAGCGCCGAGGTGGTCAATCGCTTAGGCGAGGACGAGGACCGAATCTACGAGGTCGGCTGTCCCTCTATCGACATCGCCGACGACATCGCCGAGAACGCCGACCCCGAGTACGACCCACAGGACGACTACGGTGGCGTCGGCGAGGACATCGACGTGAGCGAGGACTACATCGTCATCCAGTACCACCCCGTCCCGACCCAGTACCAGTCCGAGTACGACAAGACATGGGAGCTCATCGAGGCCGTCGACGAGCTGGACGTCCAGGCGTTCTGGTTCTGGCCCAACATGGACGCCGGGACCGACAAGGTCTCCAAGGCGATTCGCGAGTACCGGGACCAGCGCGAGCCGGACGACATCCGCTTTTACATCAACATGCGACCGACCCACTACCTCACCGTGGTCAACAACTCCGCCTGTCTGCTCGGCAACTCCAGTGTCGGTATCCGGGAGTGTTCCCGGCTCGGTCAGCCGTCGGTCAACATCGGCGACCGACAGACCGGCCGCGAGCGGGGGCCGAACGTCATCGACGTGCCCTGTGAGACCGACGCCATCGTCGAGGCCGTCGAGACGCAACTCGACGCCGGGAGCTACGAGACCTCCTCGCTGTACGGCGACGGCGACGCGGCGACGAAGATGGTCGACGCGATGCGTGAGATAGAGTACGAACTGAAGGGGTCGATGGACCCGACGCGGCTCGGCCTCTCGGAAATCGCCCCGCCGATGGACTGA
- a CDS encoding TrmB family transcriptional regulator: MTNGSDVFDRVGLTEYETTAIEQLLALGRTTAPNLAEASGIPKARIYGVLESLADRGFIKVIPGRPKEYQPKAPDEILDRAVENSRQSYESFATAIEGERDAFLAEYGPQFERASEDISPTAELFHVVDVGEPSERETRRLYGDAEATLGIITNSFAYMDSVDHALAEAVDRGVDVSVLFLHPDELPPEKAAVQSEMVDRLATELPEVGVRFSTEKLPWRGTLVDPSMDYDSGEAILLVEEPDVPDHMRQAALTENGSFVAGMKRYFDLVWEYESIAGQT; this comes from the coding sequence ATGACCAACGGTTCCGACGTGTTCGACCGCGTTGGGCTGACCGAGTACGAGACGACGGCCATCGAGCAGTTGCTGGCGCTGGGGCGGACCACCGCACCGAACCTGGCGGAGGCGAGCGGTATCCCGAAAGCCCGCATCTACGGCGTTCTGGAGTCGCTGGCCGACCGGGGGTTCATCAAGGTGATACCCGGCCGGCCAAAGGAGTACCAGCCGAAAGCGCCCGACGAGATACTCGACCGCGCCGTCGAGAACAGCCGCCAGTCCTACGAGTCCTTCGCCACCGCAATCGAGGGCGAACGCGACGCCTTCCTCGCGGAGTACGGCCCGCAGTTCGAGCGGGCGAGCGAGGACATCTCGCCGACGGCGGAGCTGTTCCACGTCGTCGACGTGGGCGAGCCCAGCGAGCGCGAGACGCGGCGGCTCTACGGCGACGCCGAGGCGACGCTCGGCATCATCACCAACAGCTTCGCCTACATGGACAGCGTCGACCACGCCCTGGCGGAGGCCGTCGACCGCGGCGTCGACGTCTCCGTCCTCTTTCTCCACCCCGACGAGCTCCCGCCGGAGAAGGCGGCCGTCCAGTCGGAGATGGTCGACCGGCTCGCGACGGAACTGCCCGAGGTCGGGGTGCGCTTTAGCACGGAGAAGCTCCCCTGGCGCGGCACGCTCGTCGACCCGAGCATGGACTACGACAGCGGGGAGGCCATCCTGCTGGTCGAGGAGCCGGACGTGCCCGACCACATGCGGCAGGCGGCCCTCACCGAGAACGGCTCCTTCGTCGCCGGGATGAAACGCTACTTCGACCTGGTGTGGGAGTACGAGAGCATCGCCGGTCAGACGTAG
- a CDS encoding alkaline phosphatase family protein: MVLVVLGIDALDPDLVAQGEYPNLTLSDHRAIETIDSIEGEPSTHELWPTIITGLTPEEHGLVLSDDGVAWGNPVLEFGSRVADVVLPDGLQTRIGAWLLTNTTADAFRTPKRYYAENGITTVFDDCAATPIGIPNYVVDPDETDREHQLRQNMGELFQRDPDARGGHTSADPISFYEQCLEMAMIRLARARRALRGHESELVFAYTSGLDLVGHVAYDQPGLQRSAYEELDDFVGDVRDDLGDGDELLLVSDHGLQEGVHTHEAMVAATDGDLVADIESVTDVRRAIEAELDRTDHVPERRVLDETDGAGGEAVREQLENLGYM, translated from the coding sequence ATGGTTCTCGTCGTTCTGGGTATCGACGCCCTCGACCCCGACCTCGTCGCGCAAGGGGAGTACCCGAATCTCACGCTCTCCGACCATCGGGCCATCGAGACGATAGACAGCATCGAGGGCGAACCGAGCACCCACGAGCTCTGGCCGACGATTATCACCGGCCTCACGCCGGAGGAACACGGGCTCGTCCTCTCCGACGACGGCGTGGCGTGGGGGAACCCCGTGCTCGAATTCGGCAGCCGCGTCGCCGACGTCGTGCTCCCGGACGGGCTCCAGACCCGCATCGGCGCGTGGCTGCTGACGAACACGACCGCCGACGCCTTTCGCACGCCCAAGCGCTACTACGCCGAGAACGGTATCACGACCGTCTTCGACGACTGCGCGGCGACGCCGATCGGGATTCCGAACTACGTCGTCGACCCGGACGAGACGGACCGCGAACACCAGTTGCGCCAGAACATGGGCGAGCTGTTCCAGCGCGACCCCGACGCCCGCGGCGGCCACACCTCCGCGGACCCGATTTCCTTCTACGAGCAGTGTCTGGAGATGGCGATGATTCGGTTGGCACGGGCCCGGCGCGCGCTGCGGGGCCACGAGTCCGAGCTCGTCTTCGCCTACACGAGCGGGCTGGACCTCGTCGGCCACGTCGCCTACGACCAGCCCGGCCTCCAGCGGTCGGCCTACGAGGAGCTCGACGACTTCGTCGGCGACGTTCGGGACGACCTCGGCGACGGCGACGAACTACTGCTGGTCAGCGACCACGGGCTACAGGAGGGCGTCCACACCCACGAGGCGATGGTGGCCGCGACCGACGGCGACCTCGTCGCCGACATCGAGAGCGTCACCGACGTTCGCCGAGCCATCGAGGCGGAACTGGACCGCACCGACCACGTGCCCGAACGCCGCGTGCTGGACGAGACGGACGGCGCCGGCGGCGAGGCCGTCAGAGAGCAGCTGGAAAATCTGGGGTACATGTGA
- a CDS encoding N-acetylneuraminate synthase family protein, with protein MISFDGVDVGPEARPVVVAEAGVNFRDDIDLAKAFIEEAAAAGADAVKFQTHVQSEEMVESEMRELDLGGLYDRMGVYELSMAEHRELKAHCEDHGVTFLSTPFSIAGVERLEELGVDAYKVGSGELTNHKLLRTIAETGKPMIVSTGMHSMDTVRETVALLDEHADSFALLYCVSEYPTEPEDFNLGVIDRMAEEFGVPVGFSDHSTGVEAAAVAMARGAALVEKHFTIDRRLPGGDQEVSVEPEELAKLAEYATLCHVTRDREKQLREDEAAIADWARHSVVTAADIEAGETFTDETLTAKRPGTGIPADEFYDVVGKTAARDLDANTVVQADDVN; from the coding sequence ATGATTTCGTTCGACGGCGTCGACGTCGGTCCCGAGGCCAGACCCGTCGTCGTCGCCGAGGCCGGCGTGAACTTCCGAGACGACATCGACCTCGCGAAGGCGTTCATCGAAGAGGCCGCCGCGGCCGGCGCCGACGCGGTGAAGTTCCAGACCCACGTGCAAAGCGAGGAGATGGTCGAAAGCGAGATGCGCGAGCTCGACCTGGGCGGGCTCTACGACCGGATGGGCGTCTACGAGCTCTCGATGGCCGAACACCGCGAGCTCAAGGCCCACTGCGAGGACCACGGCGTGACCTTCCTCTCGACGCCGTTCTCTATCGCCGGCGTCGAGCGCCTGGAGGAGCTGGGCGTGGACGCCTACAAGGTCGGCTCGGGCGAGCTGACGAACCACAAGCTGTTGCGGACCATCGCCGAGACGGGCAAGCCGATGATCGTCTCGACGGGGATGCACAGCATGGACACCGTCCGCGAGACCGTCGCCCTGCTGGACGAGCACGCCGACTCGTTCGCGCTGCTGTACTGCGTTTCGGAGTACCCGACCGAGCCCGAGGACTTCAACCTCGGCGTCATCGACCGGATGGCCGAGGAGTTCGGCGTCCCCGTCGGCTTCTCGGACCACTCGACGGGCGTCGAGGCCGCCGCCGTCGCGATGGCCCGCGGCGCCGCGCTGGTCGAGAAACACTTCACCATCGACCGGCGCCTCCCCGGCGGCGACCAGGAGGTCTCCGTCGAGCCCGAGGAGCTGGCGAAGCTGGCCGAGTACGCGACGCTCTGTCACGTCACGAGAGACCGCGAGAAACAGCTCCGCGAGGACGAGGCCGCCATCGCCGACTGGGCCAGACACAGCGTCGTCACCGCCGCCGATATCGAGGCCGGCGAGACGTTCACCGACGAGACCCTCACGGCCAAACGGCCCGGGACCGGGATTCCAGCCGACGAGTTCTACGACGTGGTCGGGAAGACCGCCGCCCGCGACCTCGACGCGAACACGGTCGTGCAGGCCGACGACGTGAACTGA
- a CDS encoding acylneuraminate cytidylyltransferase family protein — translation MGDVLGLIPCRGGSKGIRRKNVQPVAGEPLLAHTVEASLAADAIDRTVVSTDDAEIAAAAREAGADVPFDRPDELATDEAAIEPVIEHAIEQVREADRAYDTLVLLQATSPLRTADDIDAAMERYREADADSLVAVSEDHSYRWGETPDGAERLNYDSRKRRQDKAPEYVESGALYAVDIPQFLATGDLQTGRTALYVLDEISALDIDRPYELWLADKILREWRQ, via the coding sequence ATGGGTGACGTGCTCGGCCTGATACCCTGTCGCGGCGGCTCGAAGGGCATCAGGCGAAAGAACGTCCAGCCGGTCGCCGGCGAGCCGCTGCTTGCCCACACAGTCGAGGCCAGCCTCGCGGCCGACGCGATAGACCGCACCGTCGTCTCGACCGACGACGCCGAGATAGCCGCCGCCGCCCGCGAGGCCGGCGCGGACGTGCCCTTCGACCGTCCCGACGAGCTGGCGACCGACGAGGCGGCCATCGAGCCGGTCATCGAGCACGCTATCGAGCAGGTCCGCGAGGCCGACCGGGCGTACGACACGCTCGTCTTGCTCCAGGCGACTTCGCCGCTCCGGACCGCAGACGACATCGACGCCGCGATGGAGCGCTACCGCGAGGCGGACGCCGACTCCCTCGTCGCCGTCTCGGAAGACCACAGCTACCGCTGGGGGGAGACCCCGGACGGCGCGGAGCGACTGAACTACGACAGCCGGAAGCGCCGCCAGGACAAGGCGCCCGAGTACGTCGAAAGCGGCGCGCTGTACGCCGTGGATATCCCGCAGTTCCTCGCCACCGGCGACCTCCAGACCGGCCGGACCGCGCTGTACGTGCTCGACGAGATTTCGGCGCTGGATATCGACAGACCGTACGAGTTATGGCTGGCCGACAAGATACTCCGGGAGTGGAGACAATGA